In the Alkaliphilus oremlandii OhILAs genome, one interval contains:
- a CDS encoding flagellar hook protein FlgE produces MMRSMYSAVSSLKAHQLKMDVIGNNIANVNTVGFKGTRVTFQEVFSQTLRGAGRAQEGGRGGTNPQQVGLGINVNSMDTFHTRGSVESTGYNTDLMINGEGFFVVSDTQGGLQKSYTRAGAFGLDANGNLITPDGYYVLGYTAVRDADGQVQKNEKGQPIFEENLTGLRISRDETAPPAATTKATFTGNIDSNLSADSTGTAGDGGIHETVMKVHDSLGNAHTVKVQFQRTDQGNDTKRTFAVTITELDNVKLGAPIPLEPATPLTFDSAGILDKTALTKGTLKLGHATDGLDGAKQLSIELDFTKLTSYAADKGAKSDAAALEINGYASGKIDDFTISTTGEIEANFTNGSRQILGRVGLANFKNPAGLLKTGGNMYRETSNSGEVMFGYAGTGGFGALNPGAIEMSNVDISREFTDMITTQRGFQANSRIITTSDEMLQEIVNMKR; encoded by the coding sequence ATGATGCGTTCAATGTATTCAGCAGTATCCAGCTTAAAAGCGCACCAATTAAAAATGGACGTAATTGGTAACAATATCGCCAACGTTAATACCGTAGGATTTAAAGGAACCAGGGTAACCTTTCAAGAGGTATTCAGCCAAACCCTAAGGGGAGCAGGTAGAGCACAGGAAGGTGGCAGAGGAGGTACCAATCCACAACAGGTAGGGCTTGGAATCAATGTAAACTCCATGGATACTTTTCATACGAGAGGCTCTGTAGAAAGTACAGGGTATAATACAGATCTTATGATCAATGGAGAAGGATTCTTTGTCGTTTCAGATACACAAGGTGGATTACAAAAAAGCTACACAAGAGCAGGAGCTTTTGGTTTAGATGCTAACGGAAATTTAATTACACCGGATGGATATTATGTACTAGGCTACACTGCTGTAAGAGATGCAGATGGCCAAGTTCAGAAGAATGAAAAAGGGCAACCGATTTTCGAAGAAAACTTAACGGGCTTAAGAATTTCTCGAGATGAAACAGCACCTCCAGCTGCTACGACTAAAGCAACCTTTACAGGAAATATTGATAGTAATTTATCAGCAGATAGTACAGGTACAGCAGGAGACGGTGGAATTCATGAAACTGTCATGAAAGTGCACGATAGCTTAGGAAATGCTCATACTGTAAAAGTTCAGTTTCAAAGGACAGATCAAGGCAATGACACAAAAAGAACCTTTGCTGTTACCATTACAGAATTAGATAATGTAAAACTAGGTGCTCCCATTCCCCTTGAACCAGCAACACCGCTAACCTTTGATTCCGCCGGGATATTAGACAAGACTGCTTTAACTAAAGGTACACTGAAACTAGGGCATGCAACTGATGGCTTGGATGGGGCCAAACAATTGTCTATTGAATTAGATTTTACAAAACTAACAAGCTATGCAGCGGATAAAGGAGCGAAATCCGACGCAGCAGCTCTTGAAATTAATGGTTATGCAAGTGGGAAGATCGATGATTTTACTATTTCCACCACTGGAGAAATAGAAGCTAACTTTACTAATGGTAGTAGGCAAATTCTAGGCAGAGTTGGGCTTGCTAACTTTAAAAACCCTGCTGGACTTTTAAAGACAGGTGGCAATATGTATAGAGAAACATCCAACTCTGGTGAAGTAATGTTTGGGTATGCGGGTACGGGAGGTTTTGGTGCCTTAAATCCAGGGGCAATTGAAATGTCTAACGTCGAT
- a CDS encoding TIGR02530 family flagellar biosynthesis protein has translation MYPIKMNPIRVNQNHNQNQRKNINPVNSQNLDFKALLHNEINRSQEVKFSKHALDRLQERNIELTTQEVTKINNAITKAASKGIKETLIIMENKAFIASVPNRTVITAATDQQLKDNVFTNIDGAIFA, from the coding sequence TTGTATCCAATTAAGATGAACCCTATTCGAGTGAATCAAAATCACAATCAGAATCAACGTAAAAATATCAATCCTGTAAATAGCCAAAATCTTGATTTTAAAGCATTGCTACATAATGAAATCAATAGAAGTCAAGAAGTTAAGTTTTCTAAGCATGCCTTAGATCGGTTGCAGGAAAGAAATATAGAATTAACCACACAAGAAGTAACTAAAATAAACAATGCCATTACAAAAGCAGCTTCCAAGGGGATTAAGGAAACCTTAATCATTATGGAGAATAAAGCTTTTATCGCCAGTGTACCCAATCGAACCGTAATAACGGCCGCTACAGACCAACAACTGAAGGACAATGTATTTACTAATATCGATGGTGCTATATTCGCATAG